Proteins from a genomic interval of Anas platyrhynchos isolate ZD024472 breed Pekin duck chromosome 4, IASCAAS_PekinDuck_T2T, whole genome shotgun sequence:
- the DLC1 gene encoding rho GTPase-activating protein 7 isoform X3, whose translation MNQPAKAPLRRSFSDHIRDSTARALDVIWKNTRDRRLAEIEAKEACDWLRAAGFPQYAQLYEDLLFPIDIALVKREHDFLDRDAIEALCRRLNTLNKCAVMKLEISPHRKRASFSLQSEDSDEDEPCAISGKWTFQRDSKRWSRLEEFDVFPPKPDLNTSSPEAPHLTNAASRESVLTDLSERQEVASILSISSTSSHQPTLQSEASTTRTNSVVSVCSSSNFVANDDSFSSLPSPRELNSFSFNTKANEKNTKSKTKSLLKRMESLKIKSSHHGKNKAPSKLGLIISGPILQEGMDEDKLKQLNCVEISALNGNHISLPMVRKRSVSNSTQTSSSSSQSETSSAVSTPSPVTRTRSLSAYNKRVGMYLEGFDPFNQSTFSDVMEQNFKNRGSFAEDTVFFIPEDHKPGTFPKALSNGNFSPTESNASVNWRTGSFHGHGHLTLRRENSGDSSKELSMGKRRNSASSVSSRLSIYDNVPGSILYSSTSDLADLENEDIFPELDDILYHVKGMQRIVNQWSEKFSDEGDSDSALDSISPCPSSPKQIHLDVDNDRTTPSDLDSTGNSLNETEEPSGMQDRRDSGVGASLTRSSRHRLRWHSFQSSHRPSLSSASLQINCQSVAQMNLLQKYSLLKLTALLEKYTPSNKHGFSWAVPKFMKRIKVPDYKDRNVFGVPLQINVQRTGQPLPQSIQQAMRYLRNHCLDQVGLFRKSGVKSRIQALRQMNESSADSVNYDGQSAYDVADMLKQFFRDLPEPLMTNKLSETFLQIYQYVPKDQRLQAIKAAIMLLPDENREVLQILLYFLSDVTAAVKENQMTPTNLAVCLAPSLFHLNTLKRENSSPRVMQRKPSLGKPDQKDLNENLAATQGLAHMIAECKKLFQIPEEMSRGRNSYTEQDLRPLSLEELRGNSSTTEPSDYHCYLQDCVDDLLKEMKEKFKGWVSCSTSEQAELAYKKACEGPPLRLWKTTIEIAATPEEVLNRLLKEQHLWDEDLIDSKVIEPLDSQTDIYQYVQNSMAPHPARDFVVLRTWRTNFPKGACVLLATSVDHDRAPVAGVRVNVLLSRYLIEPCGSGKSKLTYMCRIDLRGHMPDWYTKSFGHLCASEVVKIRDSFTHQSLESKEVKSR comes from the exons gCGCTTAAATACTTTAAACAAATGTGCAGTGATGAAGCTAGAAATCAGTCCCCACAGGAAAAGG gcttctttttctctgcagagtGAAGACTCAGATGAAGATGAACCGTGTGCAATAAGTGGCAAATGGACTTTTCAAAGGGACAGCAAGAGGTGGTCGAGGCTTGAGGAGTTCGATGTGTTCCCTCCAAAGCCAGACTTGAATACCTCCTCCCCAGAAGCTCCCCACCTTACAAACGCGGCCAGCCGTGAGAGCGTGCTCACAGACCTCAGCGAGCGGCAGGAGGTGGCTTCAATTCTCAGcatcagcagcaccagcagccaccAACCAACCCTGCAGAGCGAGGCATCTACCACCAGGACAAATTCCGTCGTGAGCGTTTGTTCATCAAGCAATTTCGTAGCAAATGATGACTCATTCAGCAGCCTGCCCTCCCCCAGGGAACTGAACAGCTTCAGCTTCAACACAAAAGCAAATGAGAAGAACACCAAGTCTAAAACAAAGAGCCTGCTCAAGAGAATGGAGAGCCTGAAAATCAAGAGCTCTCACCATGGCAAGAACAAAGCTCCTTCAAAGCTCGGCCTTATTATTAGCGGGCCCATCCTGCAGGAGGGCATGGATGAAGATAAGCTGAAGCAACTTAACTGTGTGGAGATTTCTGCCCTCAATGGCAACCACATCAGCCTCCCCATGGTACGAAAAAGGAGTGTCTCCAATTCCACccagaccagcagcagcagcagtcagtCTGAGACGAGCAGTGCCGTCAGCACACCCAGCCCTGTCACGCGAACGCGCAGCCTCAGTGCGTACAATAAAAGGGTGGGCATGTACCTGGAAGGCTTTGACCCCTTCAACCAGTCGACCTTCAGTGATGTGATGGAGCAGAACTTCAAGAACAGGGGAAGCTTTGCAGAAGACACCGTGTTTTTTATCCCAGAAGATCACAAGCCCGGCACTTTTCCCAAAGCACTCTCCAATGGCAACTTCTCCCCAACAGAAAGTAATGCTTCCGTGAACTGGAGGACAGGGAGTTTCCATGGCCATGGCCATCTCACCCTCCGGAGGGAAAACAGTGGAGACAGCTCCAAAGAGCTGAGCATGGGAAAACGGCGCAACTCCGCTAGCTCAGTGAGCAGCCGCCTGAGTATTTATGACAATGTGCCAGGCTCGATCCTGTATTCCAGTACGAGTGACTTGGCCGACCTTGAAAACGAAGACATATTCCCAGAACTAGACGACATCCTGTACCATGTGAAAGGGATGCAGAGAATAGTAAACCAGTGGTCAGAGAAGTTCTCAGATGAAGGGGACTCTGACTCAGCACTCGActccatctccccctgtccttcCTCCCCAAAGCAGATCCACCTTGACGTAGATAACGATCGAACAACACCGAGTGACCTTGACAGCACAGGGAATTCACTTAATGAAACAGAAGAGCCTTCAGGAATGCAAGACAGAAGGGACTCTGGGGTGGGCGCATCTCTGACACGGTCTAGCAG GCACAGGCTGAGGTGGCACAGCTTCCAGAGCTCCCACCGGCCCAGCCTCAGCTCGGCGTCTCTGCAGATTAACTGCCAGTCCGTGGCACAGATGAACCTGCTGCAGAAGTACTCGCTCCTCAAGTTAACAGCTCTGCTGGAGAAGTACACGCCTTCCAACAAGCACGGTTTCAGCTG GGCAGTACCAAAATTTATGAAAAGGATAAAGGTACCAGACTATAAAGACCGAAACGTATTTGGAGTACCACTACAAATCAACGTGCAGCGCACCGGGCAGCCTCTTCCACAGAGCATTCAACAAGCCATGCGGTACCTTCGCAACCACTGCCTGGATCAG GTTGGACTATTTAGGAAATCTGGAGTCAAATCAAGAATTCAGGCTTTACGTCAAATGAATGAGAGTTCAGCAGACAGCGTCAACTATGATGGCCAGTCTGCTTACGATGTAGCAGACATGTTAAAGCAATTCTTCCGTGACCTACCTGAGCCTCTCATGACCAACAAACTCTCTGAGACCTTCTTACAGATATACCAGT ATGTGCCAAAGGATCAGCGTCTCCAGGCTATCAAGGCTGCCATTATGCTTTTACCTGATGAGAACAGGGAGGTCCTCCAGATTCTTCTCTATTTCCTGAGTGATGTCACAGCTGCAGTGAAGGAGAACCAGATGACACCAACAAACCTGGCGGTGTGCTTAGCACCTTCTCTTTTCCACTTAAACACTCTCAAAAGAGAGAATTCCTCCCCAAG GGTGATGCAACGAAAACCAAGCCTGGGAAAACCTGATCAGAAAGACCTAAATGAAAATTTGGCTGCAACCCAGGGGCTAGCCCATATGATTGCTGAATGCAAGAAGCTCTTCCAG ATACCCGAAGAAATGAGCCGGGGCCGGAACTCGTACACAGAGCAGGACCTGCGTCCCCTCAGCCTGGAGGAGCTCAGGGGCaacagcagcaccacagagccCTCCGACTACCACTGCTACCTCCAGGACTGCGTGGACGACTTgctgaaggaaatgaaagagaagtttAAAGGCTGGGTCAGCTGTTCCACCTCAGAGCAAGCAGAACTGGCCTACAAGAAG GCATGTGAAGGACCCCCACTCCGGTTATGGAAAACTACCATCGAAATCGCTGCCACACCAGAGGAAGTTTTAAATCGTTTACTTAAGGAGCAGCATCTTTGGGATGAAGATCTTATAGATTCGAAAGTAATCGAACCTTTGGATAGCCAGACGGATATCTACCAATATGTCCAGAACAGCATGGCACCTCATCCAGCCAGAGACTTTGTAGTCTTAAG aacGTGGAGAACAAACTTCCCCAAAGGAGCTTGTGTGCTTTTAGCAACTTCAGTGGATCATGACCGTGCTCCAGTGGCAGGTGTCAGAGTCAATGTGCTCCTGTCTAGGTATCTGATTGAGCCCTGCGGGTCAGGAAAATCTAAGCTTACCTACATGTGCAGAATTGATTTAAG GGGCCACATGCCAGACTGGTACACCAAGTCTTTTGGACACTTGTGTGCATCTGAAGTAGTTAAGATACGAGACTCTTTCACTCATCAGAGTCTTGAGAGCAAGGAAGTAAAATCCAGGTGA
- the DLC1 gene encoding rho GTPase-activating protein 7 isoform X4 — protein MNQPAKAPLRRSFSDHIRDSTARALDVIWKNTRDRRLAEIEAKEACDWLRAAGFPQYAQLYEDLLFPIDIALVKREHDFLDRDAIEALCRRLNTLNKCAVMKLEISPHRKRSEDSDEDEPCAISGKWTFQRDSKRWSRLEEFDVFPPKPDLNTSSPEAPHLTNAASRESVLTDLSERQEVASILSISSTSSHQPTLQSEASTTRTNSVVSVCSSSNFVANDDSFSSLPSPRELNSFSFNTKANEKNTKSKTKSLLKRMESLKIKSSHHGKNKAPSKLGLIISGPILQEGMDEDKLKQLNCVEISALNGNHISLPMVRKRSVSNSTQTSSSSSQSETSSAVSTPSPVTRTRSLSAYNKRVGMYLEGFDPFNQSTFSDVMEQNFKNRGSFAEDTVFFIPEDHKPGTFPKALSNGNFSPTESNASVNWRTGSFHGHGHLTLRRENSGDSSKELSMGKRRNSASSVSSRLSIYDNVPGSILYSSTSDLADLENEDIFPELDDILYHVKGMQRIVNQWSEKFSDEGDSDSALDSISPCPSSPKQIHLDVDNDRTTPSDLDSTGNSLNETEEPSGMQDRRDSGVGASLTRSSRHRLRWHSFQSSHRPSLSSASLQINCQSVAQMNLLQKYSLLKLTALLEKYTPSNKHGFSWAVPKFMKRIKVPDYKDRNVFGVPLQINVQRTGQPLPQSIQQAMRYLRNHCLDQVGLFRKSGVKSRIQALRQMNESSADSVNYDGQSAYDVADMLKQFFRDLPEPLMTNKLSETFLQIYQYVPKDQRLQAIKAAIMLLPDENREVLQILLYFLSDVTAAVKENQMTPTNLAVCLAPSLFHLNTLKRENSSPRVMQRKPSLGKPDQKDLNENLAATQGLAHMIAECKKLFQIPEEMSRGRNSYTEQDLRPLSLEELRGNSSTTEPSDYHCYLQDCVDDLLKEMKEKFKGWVSCSTSEQAELAYKKACEGPPLRLWKTTIEIAATPEEVLNRLLKEQHLWDEDLIDSKVIEPLDSQTDIYQYVQNSMAPHPARDFVVLRTWRTNFPKGACVLLATSVDHDRAPVAGVRVNVLLSRYLIEPCGSGKSKLTYMCRIDLRGHMPDWYTKSFGHLCASEVVKIRDSFTHQSLESKEVKSR, from the exons gCGCTTAAATACTTTAAACAAATGTGCAGTGATGAAGCTAGAAATCAGTCCCCACAGGAAAAGG agtGAAGACTCAGATGAAGATGAACCGTGTGCAATAAGTGGCAAATGGACTTTTCAAAGGGACAGCAAGAGGTGGTCGAGGCTTGAGGAGTTCGATGTGTTCCCTCCAAAGCCAGACTTGAATACCTCCTCCCCAGAAGCTCCCCACCTTACAAACGCGGCCAGCCGTGAGAGCGTGCTCACAGACCTCAGCGAGCGGCAGGAGGTGGCTTCAATTCTCAGcatcagcagcaccagcagccaccAACCAACCCTGCAGAGCGAGGCATCTACCACCAGGACAAATTCCGTCGTGAGCGTTTGTTCATCAAGCAATTTCGTAGCAAATGATGACTCATTCAGCAGCCTGCCCTCCCCCAGGGAACTGAACAGCTTCAGCTTCAACACAAAAGCAAATGAGAAGAACACCAAGTCTAAAACAAAGAGCCTGCTCAAGAGAATGGAGAGCCTGAAAATCAAGAGCTCTCACCATGGCAAGAACAAAGCTCCTTCAAAGCTCGGCCTTATTATTAGCGGGCCCATCCTGCAGGAGGGCATGGATGAAGATAAGCTGAAGCAACTTAACTGTGTGGAGATTTCTGCCCTCAATGGCAACCACATCAGCCTCCCCATGGTACGAAAAAGGAGTGTCTCCAATTCCACccagaccagcagcagcagcagtcagtCTGAGACGAGCAGTGCCGTCAGCACACCCAGCCCTGTCACGCGAACGCGCAGCCTCAGTGCGTACAATAAAAGGGTGGGCATGTACCTGGAAGGCTTTGACCCCTTCAACCAGTCGACCTTCAGTGATGTGATGGAGCAGAACTTCAAGAACAGGGGAAGCTTTGCAGAAGACACCGTGTTTTTTATCCCAGAAGATCACAAGCCCGGCACTTTTCCCAAAGCACTCTCCAATGGCAACTTCTCCCCAACAGAAAGTAATGCTTCCGTGAACTGGAGGACAGGGAGTTTCCATGGCCATGGCCATCTCACCCTCCGGAGGGAAAACAGTGGAGACAGCTCCAAAGAGCTGAGCATGGGAAAACGGCGCAACTCCGCTAGCTCAGTGAGCAGCCGCCTGAGTATTTATGACAATGTGCCAGGCTCGATCCTGTATTCCAGTACGAGTGACTTGGCCGACCTTGAAAACGAAGACATATTCCCAGAACTAGACGACATCCTGTACCATGTGAAAGGGATGCAGAGAATAGTAAACCAGTGGTCAGAGAAGTTCTCAGATGAAGGGGACTCTGACTCAGCACTCGActccatctccccctgtccttcCTCCCCAAAGCAGATCCACCTTGACGTAGATAACGATCGAACAACACCGAGTGACCTTGACAGCACAGGGAATTCACTTAATGAAACAGAAGAGCCTTCAGGAATGCAAGACAGAAGGGACTCTGGGGTGGGCGCATCTCTGACACGGTCTAGCAG GCACAGGCTGAGGTGGCACAGCTTCCAGAGCTCCCACCGGCCCAGCCTCAGCTCGGCGTCTCTGCAGATTAACTGCCAGTCCGTGGCACAGATGAACCTGCTGCAGAAGTACTCGCTCCTCAAGTTAACAGCTCTGCTGGAGAAGTACACGCCTTCCAACAAGCACGGTTTCAGCTG GGCAGTACCAAAATTTATGAAAAGGATAAAGGTACCAGACTATAAAGACCGAAACGTATTTGGAGTACCACTACAAATCAACGTGCAGCGCACCGGGCAGCCTCTTCCACAGAGCATTCAACAAGCCATGCGGTACCTTCGCAACCACTGCCTGGATCAG GTTGGACTATTTAGGAAATCTGGAGTCAAATCAAGAATTCAGGCTTTACGTCAAATGAATGAGAGTTCAGCAGACAGCGTCAACTATGATGGCCAGTCTGCTTACGATGTAGCAGACATGTTAAAGCAATTCTTCCGTGACCTACCTGAGCCTCTCATGACCAACAAACTCTCTGAGACCTTCTTACAGATATACCAGT ATGTGCCAAAGGATCAGCGTCTCCAGGCTATCAAGGCTGCCATTATGCTTTTACCTGATGAGAACAGGGAGGTCCTCCAGATTCTTCTCTATTTCCTGAGTGATGTCACAGCTGCAGTGAAGGAGAACCAGATGACACCAACAAACCTGGCGGTGTGCTTAGCACCTTCTCTTTTCCACTTAAACACTCTCAAAAGAGAGAATTCCTCCCCAAG GGTGATGCAACGAAAACCAAGCCTGGGAAAACCTGATCAGAAAGACCTAAATGAAAATTTGGCTGCAACCCAGGGGCTAGCCCATATGATTGCTGAATGCAAGAAGCTCTTCCAG ATACCCGAAGAAATGAGCCGGGGCCGGAACTCGTACACAGAGCAGGACCTGCGTCCCCTCAGCCTGGAGGAGCTCAGGGGCaacagcagcaccacagagccCTCCGACTACCACTGCTACCTCCAGGACTGCGTGGACGACTTgctgaaggaaatgaaagagaagtttAAAGGCTGGGTCAGCTGTTCCACCTCAGAGCAAGCAGAACTGGCCTACAAGAAG GCATGTGAAGGACCCCCACTCCGGTTATGGAAAACTACCATCGAAATCGCTGCCACACCAGAGGAAGTTTTAAATCGTTTACTTAAGGAGCAGCATCTTTGGGATGAAGATCTTATAGATTCGAAAGTAATCGAACCTTTGGATAGCCAGACGGATATCTACCAATATGTCCAGAACAGCATGGCACCTCATCCAGCCAGAGACTTTGTAGTCTTAAG aacGTGGAGAACAAACTTCCCCAAAGGAGCTTGTGTGCTTTTAGCAACTTCAGTGGATCATGACCGTGCTCCAGTGGCAGGTGTCAGAGTCAATGTGCTCCTGTCTAGGTATCTGATTGAGCCCTGCGGGTCAGGAAAATCTAAGCTTACCTACATGTGCAGAATTGATTTAAG GGGCCACATGCCAGACTGGTACACCAAGTCTTTTGGACACTTGTGTGCATCTGAAGTAGTTAAGATACGAGACTCTTTCACTCATCAGAGTCTTGAGAGCAAGGAAGTAAAATCCAGGTGA
- the DLC1 gene encoding rho GTPase-activating protein 7 isoform X5, with translation MILTQIEAKEACDWLRAAGFPQYAQLYEDLLFPIDIALVKREHDFLDRDAIEALCRRLNTLNKCAVMKLEISPHRKRASFSLQSEDSDEDEPCAISGKWTFQRDSKRWSRLEEFDVFPPKPDLNTSSPEAPHLTNAASRESVLTDLSERQEVASILSISSTSSHQPTLQSEASTTRTNSVVSVCSSSNFVANDDSFSSLPSPRELNSFSFNTKANEKNTKSKTKSLLKRMESLKIKSSHHGKNKAPSKLGLIISGPILQEGMDEDKLKQLNCVEISALNGNHISLPMVRKRSVSNSTQTSSSSSQSETSSAVSTPSPVTRTRSLSAYNKRVGMYLEGFDPFNQSTFSDVMEQNFKNRGSFAEDTVFFIPEDHKPGTFPKALSNGNFSPTESNASVNWRTGSFHGHGHLTLRRENSGDSSKELSMGKRRNSASSVSSRLSIYDNVPGSILYSSTSDLADLENEDIFPELDDILYHVKGMQRIVNQWSEKFSDEGDSDSALDSISPCPSSPKQIHLDVDNDRTTPSDLDSTGNSLNETEEPSGMQDRRDSGVGASLTRSSRHRLRWHSFQSSHRPSLSSASLQINCQSVAQMNLLQKYSLLKLTALLEKYTPSNKHGFSWAVPKFMKRIKVPDYKDRNVFGVPLQINVQRTGQPLPQSIQQAMRYLRNHCLDQVGLFRKSGVKSRIQALRQMNESSADSVNYDGQSAYDVADMLKQFFRDLPEPLMTNKLSETFLQIYQYVPKDQRLQAIKAAIMLLPDENREVLQILLYFLSDVTAAVKENQMTPTNLAVCLAPSLFHLNTLKRENSSPRVMQRKPSLGKPDQKDLNENLAATQGLAHMIAECKKLFQIPEEMSRGRNSYTEQDLRPLSLEELRGNSSTTEPSDYHCYLQDCVDDLLKEMKEKFKGWVSCSTSEQAELAYKKACEGPPLRLWKTTIEIAATPEEVLNRLLKEQHLWDEDLIDSKVIEPLDSQTDIYQYVQNSMAPHPARDFVVLRTWRTNFPKGACVLLATSVDHDRAPVAGVRVNVLLSRYLIEPCGSGKSKLTYMCRIDLRGHMPDWYTKSFGHLCASEVVKIRDSFTHQSLESKEVKSR, from the exons gCGCTTAAATACTTTAAACAAATGTGCAGTGATGAAGCTAGAAATCAGTCCCCACAGGAAAAGG gcttctttttctctgcagagtGAAGACTCAGATGAAGATGAACCGTGTGCAATAAGTGGCAAATGGACTTTTCAAAGGGACAGCAAGAGGTGGTCGAGGCTTGAGGAGTTCGATGTGTTCCCTCCAAAGCCAGACTTGAATACCTCCTCCCCAGAAGCTCCCCACCTTACAAACGCGGCCAGCCGTGAGAGCGTGCTCACAGACCTCAGCGAGCGGCAGGAGGTGGCTTCAATTCTCAGcatcagcagcaccagcagccaccAACCAACCCTGCAGAGCGAGGCATCTACCACCAGGACAAATTCCGTCGTGAGCGTTTGTTCATCAAGCAATTTCGTAGCAAATGATGACTCATTCAGCAGCCTGCCCTCCCCCAGGGAACTGAACAGCTTCAGCTTCAACACAAAAGCAAATGAGAAGAACACCAAGTCTAAAACAAAGAGCCTGCTCAAGAGAATGGAGAGCCTGAAAATCAAGAGCTCTCACCATGGCAAGAACAAAGCTCCTTCAAAGCTCGGCCTTATTATTAGCGGGCCCATCCTGCAGGAGGGCATGGATGAAGATAAGCTGAAGCAACTTAACTGTGTGGAGATTTCTGCCCTCAATGGCAACCACATCAGCCTCCCCATGGTACGAAAAAGGAGTGTCTCCAATTCCACccagaccagcagcagcagcagtcagtCTGAGACGAGCAGTGCCGTCAGCACACCCAGCCCTGTCACGCGAACGCGCAGCCTCAGTGCGTACAATAAAAGGGTGGGCATGTACCTGGAAGGCTTTGACCCCTTCAACCAGTCGACCTTCAGTGATGTGATGGAGCAGAACTTCAAGAACAGGGGAAGCTTTGCAGAAGACACCGTGTTTTTTATCCCAGAAGATCACAAGCCCGGCACTTTTCCCAAAGCACTCTCCAATGGCAACTTCTCCCCAACAGAAAGTAATGCTTCCGTGAACTGGAGGACAGGGAGTTTCCATGGCCATGGCCATCTCACCCTCCGGAGGGAAAACAGTGGAGACAGCTCCAAAGAGCTGAGCATGGGAAAACGGCGCAACTCCGCTAGCTCAGTGAGCAGCCGCCTGAGTATTTATGACAATGTGCCAGGCTCGATCCTGTATTCCAGTACGAGTGACTTGGCCGACCTTGAAAACGAAGACATATTCCCAGAACTAGACGACATCCTGTACCATGTGAAAGGGATGCAGAGAATAGTAAACCAGTGGTCAGAGAAGTTCTCAGATGAAGGGGACTCTGACTCAGCACTCGActccatctccccctgtccttcCTCCCCAAAGCAGATCCACCTTGACGTAGATAACGATCGAACAACACCGAGTGACCTTGACAGCACAGGGAATTCACTTAATGAAACAGAAGAGCCTTCAGGAATGCAAGACAGAAGGGACTCTGGGGTGGGCGCATCTCTGACACGGTCTAGCAG GCACAGGCTGAGGTGGCACAGCTTCCAGAGCTCCCACCGGCCCAGCCTCAGCTCGGCGTCTCTGCAGATTAACTGCCAGTCCGTGGCACAGATGAACCTGCTGCAGAAGTACTCGCTCCTCAAGTTAACAGCTCTGCTGGAGAAGTACACGCCTTCCAACAAGCACGGTTTCAGCTG GGCAGTACCAAAATTTATGAAAAGGATAAAGGTACCAGACTATAAAGACCGAAACGTATTTGGAGTACCACTACAAATCAACGTGCAGCGCACCGGGCAGCCTCTTCCACAGAGCATTCAACAAGCCATGCGGTACCTTCGCAACCACTGCCTGGATCAG GTTGGACTATTTAGGAAATCTGGAGTCAAATCAAGAATTCAGGCTTTACGTCAAATGAATGAGAGTTCAGCAGACAGCGTCAACTATGATGGCCAGTCTGCTTACGATGTAGCAGACATGTTAAAGCAATTCTTCCGTGACCTACCTGAGCCTCTCATGACCAACAAACTCTCTGAGACCTTCTTACAGATATACCAGT ATGTGCCAAAGGATCAGCGTCTCCAGGCTATCAAGGCTGCCATTATGCTTTTACCTGATGAGAACAGGGAGGTCCTCCAGATTCTTCTCTATTTCCTGAGTGATGTCACAGCTGCAGTGAAGGAGAACCAGATGACACCAACAAACCTGGCGGTGTGCTTAGCACCTTCTCTTTTCCACTTAAACACTCTCAAAAGAGAGAATTCCTCCCCAAG GGTGATGCAACGAAAACCAAGCCTGGGAAAACCTGATCAGAAAGACCTAAATGAAAATTTGGCTGCAACCCAGGGGCTAGCCCATATGATTGCTGAATGCAAGAAGCTCTTCCAG ATACCCGAAGAAATGAGCCGGGGCCGGAACTCGTACACAGAGCAGGACCTGCGTCCCCTCAGCCTGGAGGAGCTCAGGGGCaacagcagcaccacagagccCTCCGACTACCACTGCTACCTCCAGGACTGCGTGGACGACTTgctgaaggaaatgaaagagaagtttAAAGGCTGGGTCAGCTGTTCCACCTCAGAGCAAGCAGAACTGGCCTACAAGAAG GCATGTGAAGGACCCCCACTCCGGTTATGGAAAACTACCATCGAAATCGCTGCCACACCAGAGGAAGTTTTAAATCGTTTACTTAAGGAGCAGCATCTTTGGGATGAAGATCTTATAGATTCGAAAGTAATCGAACCTTTGGATAGCCAGACGGATATCTACCAATATGTCCAGAACAGCATGGCACCTCATCCAGCCAGAGACTTTGTAGTCTTAAG aacGTGGAGAACAAACTTCCCCAAAGGAGCTTGTGTGCTTTTAGCAACTTCAGTGGATCATGACCGTGCTCCAGTGGCAGGTGTCAGAGTCAATGTGCTCCTGTCTAGGTATCTGATTGAGCCCTGCGGGTCAGGAAAATCTAAGCTTACCTACATGTGCAGAATTGATTTAAG GGGCCACATGCCAGACTGGTACACCAAGTCTTTTGGACACTTGTGTGCATCTGAAGTAGTTAAGATACGAGACTCTTTCACTCATCAGAGTCTTGAGAGCAAGGAAGTAAAATCCAGGTGA